In the Salvia splendens isolate huo1 chromosome 16, SspV2, whole genome shotgun sequence genome, accgaagtgaataggttacctcgtgtccatcgggagcgataagcagaataccagctccacttcccgttttattcgaagctccatctacgaattcgctccagcagtccggcggctcttcttcggattccaagggctgtgctagttcggcattggcagaatttttctgttcggcaatgacagggattgcttgatcgaacttggcctctgcaagaaaatctgccaaggcttgtcccttgatggctttccgaggtaggtactcgattgagtgttctcccagctctatggcccatttggcgattctgcctgatgcttctggcttggtcaaaacttgccgaagaggcagatcggttaagacgcataccttgtgagcatagaagtatggccgcagtctccttgctgcatttactaacgccagagcgaTTTTCTctagaggttgataccttgtttctggacctcttaatgctcggcttgtaaagtagatgggaaactgctttaggccttcttctcgtacaagcaccgtgctaatggtttgatcggatgccgctaagtataagaaaattacttcggcatctgttggagcagagagaattggaagctcggctaaataacctttgagctcgtcaaaagcctttttctgctttATGACTTCAGAGACGTTTTAGTCTtctcggcagggagagcgtcaatagttaggattactccatcatattgcggctcgttatcgtcttcgggatcccgttgccttttcggatcctgaggagcgcagttcgcacctccctgctttttgttccttttcggctgcttgctttggtatttttttaacgtccctgctttcacaagggcatcaatacctgcagccaaatgtcggcactcctcggtatcgtgaccgtagtcttgatggaaggagcaatattgatcctgaggtcggcgcgcggccgatttcgtcatccgccttggcttttcgaacatatcggaatgcagttcgaaaatttccgctcttgacttgttcaatggtacgaactgagcgggcggcttctcaggattgagacgtggtcccaatcggtcttgcaccggagtcctttgaatcctttcgaaaggagttcggcgaggatgtccctgatcgccaaaaggagttcggcgaggatgtccctgatcgctatgatcgggcttcttcctgtctcctcgggatgagctgtctaaagaccgtttgcgacggtctgcctcatcggcacgggagaactggtccgcaatgtcccacatctcttgagctgtttgcggactgcattctacgagctttctgtagagagctccgggcaggattccattttggaatgccgaaatgacaagtagatcgttgagatcatctacttgtaggcattccttgtggaatctcgtcatgaagtcgctgatcttttcgtcgcaaccttgacgtatagaaagcagctgagccgaagtacttcgggcttccgctttctgaaagaacctcctgtggaaagcatccattagatctcggtaggatctaatgctgccttgaggaaggctgtcgaaccaccttctggcgttcccgatgagcagctcggggaacagcttgcacatatggacctcattgagaccctggttcgccatattatattgatagcgtcctaagaagtcatgaggatccactagcccgtcataagtcattgacggtgtccggtagttccgcggcaaaggagttcgggtgatatcgtccgagaacggagtctttaatgctccgtacatggcgaacccgacatctcttcggtacggaggagatggagttctcctgtggttccggtaccgaggaggaacaggaacatgtcggggttgaggattctttctcctggaagacacgtcactactgcggtagtgactttcatgtctggatgaggagggacaatccgccgttgtcttctccggctgttagctcttctgcaggaaggttaagaactcctcctgcttctcggccaagaacagcttgacagcttcatttaaatcgggctgctgggaagactcggtgcgatgactcctggaatggcttgttccttcttcgtgagaaccggaggtagatgtctcccgaggccgtttttcagacctgcgagctggactagcttcctcacggttatcacgaacggtattatgggtgttatgtgatctggtatgcattttttttttttttttttgggtggaaaaagggtcaaaaattcgctttatcacaaatttggttctctgtttcccacagacggcgccagtgatggctcggcgaatttttgatggtgatgaatgcaggaaaatgcagatcacgacacagagattttacgtggttcgatttactgaggtaaatctacgtccacgggaagaaaaaagggcagagttgtattgcttgatctgttttcttacagcttacaatacagacttgctatttgatcttttatctctagagagcttcttagAACTTAaccttatctatctgatctaggttctatttatacattgaaccaagatcgtggcatgcagcactatttactaggcagtggatgtcgtggagatcgtggcgattttgcatgggtccactatcctgcatgagttaaagactgcttgacaccattaaatagatcgtgggtgtagtggaggtggaaattctgcatgagtccactatctcctagttcggtcgaatactgagaccgaactgctgaattattgccgagcagcttttgccgatctgagagtagagcttgatgccgacctgagagcagagtttgattggttggcttttaccgagctgtaggcaggggccgaactctttggtcgtgccgaactgaactctgatactctttagtcatgccgaactgatactctttcttgggctttaggctgatgggctttactgctgttgggcttgtttagtacgtactccatcagtaACTATAAAAGATAAACCAAATAAAGATATAATAGTACTCCTATATGACAAGGGGAGGCACAAAATTCCAACTTTTATTCCAGTTGAATATGGGAGACGAATCACCTTTGTCAGACCATACCAACTCATCCAAAAACATTAAACAGGAAAACCCTGTAACCACCCAATGAAGAGCCGCTGAGACAGCAATGAGTGATGTACCAAGTGAATAATGATCCTTCCTGCCATACATACGATGAATATCAAATCAAGAGGACCTCATATTGAATCTGTGATTGCCAAAATATATATGAGTAAAATGTTCTGCATTAGACTAAAATATGCTTCAATAGAAATTGGAATGACAGATGTGTTTTCACCTCAAAAGATGTCTTCTTAAAAAGTGATGTACGAATATGATTCTCCCACATTAGCAATCTTCAATAAATTAAGTTGATTAGAGAAGATTAAGTGAGAAGAACTAACTACTCATGCTGCCACGAAAGAGGATAGgttaactctatatatacagtTAAAAGTCAAATGTTTGCCTAAGAAAGGTAATAATTACAACTTTGTTTGGGTTTTGGAGGGTGGACCGGACATGAACATATTATGGAGTATTCTCAGCAGAGAAAAAACAGCAACCACTATATTAAGCAGTGGATGTGTGATGTGATCTGAAAAGACCCTCTTGCAGTATCATACACAAGATCTAAAACCGTGGCTTCTGTCAGCGTACACATGTCATGCTATAATTGCAATAGGTGTCTTGGCTTTTTGGTTTACAGATGTTGAGTACCCCATGTGTTATCACAATACATGCAACCATTAAACGAAAACTTAATGGAATTTTTATGAAATTCGgtaaattgaaatgaaaatatTATACAAAGGCATGGATCTAATATTTGGTAATTACGACTTTGAATAAAAATTAGCTAATGTATTTTATGAGTAGAGAAAAAACCACATTTCTTTATATTAGTAAATGTAGATAAATCATGTTTGGTCATATGGAAGCTGGGTAAGAGTACCTTTTTCACTCtctatttttcttcttcattgttGTCTTTTATTTTCACAGTACGGAAGTGGCTATTTTTAATGTGTTTGTGTACTAGTATCATATGCGATGtgcccaaaaataaataaaaaatgccaGTCAGAACTAAAAGCAGTCCAAAAGGTAGGGGAGGAGAAGAATATGGAAAATGACCCAATTATGTCATGTTAGCTATTTATAGGAAAACATCCCTACAAAATTACAAATGCCGTTTATATGTATAGATATTTGCAACAGCTGAATTGGGGGTTTGCCAATTCGCTTAGTTGCATGAAAACTAACGAGGCTCTCCCAAATAATCTCCATGGCCTTACCTTCCCCATAACTCCCCAAAATAGCCTCCCCATGAACCACCCACCTCTCCTTTCTCCCAAGACATTGCACATCATCATTCATCACACAAATTAAGCAAACATGAAGAATTCGAAAGTGAGACGCAGCAATTACTCGAGCTCGAGCATGGACGATTCAAGCAAACAGCCATTATTCCCCCGTGCTCTCCAAGCCGAGTACTCATTCCGCCCCACGGAACGCGACAGGCCGCCCCCGCTCTCCTTCGACGCGGGCAACTCCTCCGTGTGGGACCACACCCCCAACATCTCCTCCCCCGTCGCCCAATCGCCGTGGTCATCCGCCCACATGGCCCCATCCGACTACCCCTACTCCTACACCGGCCTCATGGGCTCCCTCGTCCGCGAAGAAGGCCACATATACTCCCTCGCGGCCGCCGGCGACCTCCTCTTCACCGGCTCCGACAGCAAAAACATCCGCGTGTGGAAGAATCAGAAAGAATTCTCCGGATTCAGGTCCAATTCAGGCTTGGTCAAGGCGATCATAATCGCGGATGAGCGGATTTTTTCCGGACACCAGGACGGGAAGATCCGCGTCTGGAAGATGTCCGGAAAGGATCCGAGCGTCTGCAAACGGATCGGAACCCTACCAACTCTGAAATCAAAGATGAAGAAATCGCTCAAGCCTAGCAATTACGTGGAGGTGAGGAAGAGCCACAACGCCATCTGGATCAAACACATTGACGCCATCTCATCTCTCAGCTTGAGCGAGGATAAATCCATCCTTTACTCTGCTTCATGGGATAAAACGATCAAGGTGTGGGCCCACCTACATTAATAACCTTAATTTTGTCTTGTAAAATTTATCCAAAAATACACTTTTAGGTGTGGCGCGTGGCTGACTCCAAATGCCTGGAGTCGATCAGCGCGCACGACGACGCAGTCAACTCCGTGGTTGCAGGATTCGATGGACTAGTCTTCAGTGGATCCGCCGACGGCACGGTGAAGGTGTGGCGCCGCGAGATGCAGGGGAAGGGGACGAAGCACTACTTTTCGCAGACACTTTTAAAGCAGGAGTGCGCGGTGACGTCGCTGGCGGTGAACGCAGCCTCGACGGTGCTCTACTGCGGGTCCTCGGACGGACTGGTGAACTTCTGGGAGCGGGACAAGTTCCTGTCGCTGGGCGGATTCTTCCGCGGGCACAAGCTGGCGGTGCTGTGCCTGGCGACGTCGGGGAATCTGGTGTTCAGTGGATCCGCTGATACAAACATATGCGTGTGGAGGAGGGAGGAGAGGAACCACATGTGTCTGTCGATTTTGAGCGGGCACAGCGGGCCGGTGAAGTGCTTGGCGGTGGAGGAGGAGTCGCAGCAGCAGGGGATAAACGGAGGGCAGAAGCACTACGTGGTGTACAGCGGCAGCCTCGACAAGTCGGTGAAGATATGGAGGGTGTCAGGGCAGGGTGCGCCGCTGCAGAACGAGATCGTGCCGTCACAGTCGCAGAATTTGTCGTCGCAAACTAGTCGAGCCGCGGCAGCGCAGAGGAGAAATTTCTGAAGATGGTAAAAATATGTACACAAATTGATATTGATATGCATGTGTGTATACATATAGAGGCTGCAAGTTTGCATGTAAACTCGTTTTTATATATGATCACCTCTAACAGTATCTCTTCTATTTATTGATTTCATCTGCACAGGACAAGTTTTCTGAAAATAtatcatgcatatatatattgatattgtTTGTAAGGTATTTAGTGGTGATTCTTGTGAGCTATGAATGTGACAAAATTGAGGTAAAATCCTTTTACATGATATGCCGATTTTCTCATTTGTATTTGTCTCCTTCTAATATGCCAAATATAACTAATTCGGATACTATATTGTCCAATGTCACCTCTTATATTTAAATCTTAGATAATTATGTGCCAATCCTAAGGAAAATATGTATTCTCAAcgtttgaaaattttgaaaacgaCGTATTGGACAAATTGTAAGtttaaaatgacatgaaaggtgtatttttatcatgtttttttaatttatcttttcCACTAAACTGCTCTAAatggattattttaatttagggTAAGTAATGTCATCTCAACCATGACTGCAAATGCATTTTGCAATGCTGATGTTCACTTCAGTTGGATTGCAATTGAAATATCGACTTGTATTTGTGGAGACGTTTTTTCTATGATTCCATGTTTCACAATTTGTATATTCTACTATTATATCGTCATAAAAATGAAAGTtataaattttagaaaattaaagTTAAAACTATCATGTATCCATCTAATTGGGTGAAATGAACTCTGGCTAGTTATAAATTCATAATaagaaaattaaactaaaattacTAAATCATGGAGTACTTACTACTACTCTTGTAGTACCAATTATTAAAATTGGAGAAAATGTAGATTGGATCTCAAGTGCCTCCATATGCAAGTTACTCCACTACATTATAGTTGCAGATGAAAACCAAATCATTTTTGAAGATGTGAATATTGCATACTCCATTAGCAAGCTTTAGtagaaagagaagaagaagaagaataataaataagaatgACATACAGTCATCAGCGATTATATatgattattaaattaatatcttgatatattttattttgggctGTTTAATTGTATGGGCTATCCAActtgaaataaaatattgtttggGCTGttcgattttatttttaatttatgatatatATAATGAGTTTACACAATATAGCGCATTAAGCATATTCGTCAGCATCCATTATTTAGATGCAGAGTAAATTATTAATCATTATTATAAACAGACAACATTTACTTAATTTGGCATCATAGAATTGGATAAGAAAAATAAGGATTTATAATCAATAATACGACTTATGATATTGACAGCAGTTGGTGACAAATTAAGGTGGCCTAATATTTGAATTTGTTAGTTAGAATGTGACTTTCTTCTAACGGTTGTAATGAGTTAAGGGACACCaattattaattgattaatttatttttcttctatcAATTGTCCGTTTTGTACTTCTAATATCGACAAACAGGTTGTCTACTGACTATAGAGTTTATGATTAATTAGTTTCGATTTGCCTTTCGACTTTGTTTACgctttttttgtattttgattatgaAATCTTAGGTCA is a window encoding:
- the LOC121771136 gene encoding protein JINGUBANG-like; translation: MKNSKVRRSNYSSSSMDDSSKQPLFPRALQAEYSFRPTERDRPPPLSFDAGNSSVWDHTPNISSPVAQSPWSSAHMAPSDYPYSYTGLMGSLVREEGHIYSLAAAGDLLFTGSDSKNIRVWKNQKEFSGFRSNSGLVKAIIIADERIFSGHQDGKIRVWKMSGKDPSVCKRIGTLPTLKSKMKKSLKPSNYVEVRKSHNAIWIKHIDAISSLSLSEDKSILYSASWDKTIKVWRVADSKCLESISAHDDAVNSVVAGFDGLVFSGSADGTVKVWRREMQGKGTKHYFSQTLLKQECAVTSLAVNAASTVLYCGSSDGLVNFWERDKFLSLGGFFRGHKLAVLCLATSGNLVFSGSADTNICVWRREERNHMCLSILSGHSGPVKCLAVEEESQQQGINGGQKHYVVYSGSLDKSVKIWRVSGQGAPLQNEIVPSQSQNLSSQTSRAAAAQRRNF